The Osmia bicornis bicornis chromosome 12, iOsmBic2.1, whole genome shotgun sequence genome includes a region encoding these proteins:
- the LOC114879132 gene encoding uncharacterized protein LOC114879132 isoform X2, whose translation MEGIRASVTDHKQSSLLRCEEVTSLLKGHWSDRDVHYDSPTLSWKPLPPHRNLMQPGSETVYGAPCSFAACLQSYRGFNGVWNDFSSTWKAYTRYHRKLLRV comes from the exons ATGGAGGGCATCCGCGCAAGCGTTACAGATCATAAGCAATCGAGTCTCCTTCGCTGCGAGGAAGTTACATCACTGTTGAAAGGTCACTGGTCGGATCGCGACGTTCACTACGATTCACCCAC ACTCTCGTGGAAGCCGCTACCGCCGCACAGAAATTTAATGCAGCCAGGATCGGAAACGGTGTACGGGGCACCCTGCAGTTTCGCCGCCTGTTTACAGAGCTACCGCGGCTTTAATGGCGTCTGGAATGATTTTTCAAGCACTTGGAAAGCCTACACGCGATACCATCGTAAACTTCTTCGGGTATAA
- the LOC114879132 gene encoding uncharacterized protein LOC114879132 isoform X1, whose translation MEGIRASVTDHKQSSLLRCEEVTSLLKGHWSDRDVHYDSPTRLSWKPLPPHRNLMQPGSETVYGAPCSFAACLQSYRGFNGVWNDFSSTWKAYTRYHRKLLRV comes from the exons ATGGAGGGCATCCGCGCAAGCGTTACAGATCATAAGCAATCGAGTCTCCTTCGCTGCGAGGAAGTTACATCACTGTTGAAAGGTCACTGGTCGGATCGCGACGTTCACTACGATTCACCCAC CAGACTCTCGTGGAAGCCGCTACCGCCGCACAGAAATTTAATGCAGCCAGGATCGGAAACGGTGTACGGGGCACCCTGCAGTTTCGCCGCCTGTTTACAGAGCTACCGCGGCTTTAATGGCGTCTGGAATGATTTTTCAAGCACTTGGAAAGCCTACACGCGATACCATCGTAAACTTCTTCGGGTATAA
- the LOC114879127 gene encoding uncharacterized protein LOC114879127, with product MARPGKKELVALQAEIETEEDWAQLLAREGLILADVYSEWCGPCIAMVSTLRNVKLEFGGDAISYAIVKNDNIADLERFRGNSEPVWMFIQNGQMVHLMFGAHCPKLKKLLIQEIRRAQQNEEPEMRLHPSTRTPEEETQWQEKEAIRKAIEQRRLAKEEAERQEKYEAFLAQMMFEMSEETALVFYPWVFRDEEGRRRDKYQSPPYTELINVLFKQNYDVLEEQRIRLTEEMIEKMFVESNVEITKELIAGLTDGVTVAMRLKGRRPHPDWPVPYPFECPKGTKRCPTRAINDVEEYLIHLLTSKTPLLIGEVHPPQYDSSYMNRYVYVHEPDPEDEEDFPRVDPVVWVPPQARSKVHVYTTLFSGYMEMVHPYDEPVPPPPFCAFKFPFQQFEVLRDACAFFPDAVEYFGAFEFDRPHVARRIASCPEDFEKKMKYQTGGEIFVVILRRMSEEVFLTFASIQPYCVVEDDEQAQAMIDEYFPEGVEDMVLEESSEEEESYEAEAEMEEEEEDEEDLQEQTETVDPFTMYSYV from the exons ATGGCCAGACCTGGGAAGAAAGAATTGGTAGCTCTTCAAGCCGAGATAGAGACAGAGGAAGACTGGGCCCAATTGCTGGCACGAGAAGGTTTGATTTTAGCTGACGTCTATTCCGAATGGTGCGGTCCTTGTATCGCTATGGTCAGCACCTTACGAAACGTGAAATTGGAGTTCGGTGGTGACGCGATCAGCTACGCGATCGTGAAAAACGATAATATCGCCGATCTCGAGAGATTCCGTGGCAACAGCGAGCCCGTCTGGATGTTCATTCAGAATGGTCAAATGGTTCACCTAATGTTCGGCGCGCACTGTCCGAAATTGAAGAAACTATTGATCCAGGAAATTCGAAGAGCCCAACAGAACGAGGAACCGGAAATGAGGCTGCATCCGAGCACTCGTACCCCCGAAGAAGAGACGCAATGGCAGGAAAAAGAAGCAATCAG aaaagcGATCGAGCAGCGTCGACTCGCCAAAGAAGAAGCAGAGAGGCAAGAGAAGTACGAGGCGTTTCTGGCACAAATGATGTTCGAAATGTCGGAAGAGACGGCTCTGGTTTTCTATCCGTGGGTCTTCAGGGACGAGGAGGGTAGACGCCGAGACAAATACCAAAGCCCCCCGTACACCGAACTGATAAACGTTCTGTTCAAACAGAACTACGACGTGCTTGAAGAGCAACGAATACGTCTCACCGAAGAGATGATCGAAAAGATGTTTGTCGAGAGCAACGTCGAAATTACGAAAGAACTGATCGCAG GTTTAACGGACGGTGTAACCGTGGCGATGAGATTGAAAGGTAGACGACCTCATCCGGATTGGCCCGTACCTTATCCCTTCGAGTGTCCTAAAGGAACGAAAAGATGTCCAACGAGAGCGATCAACGATGTCGAGGAGTATCTCATTCATTTATTGACCAGTAAAACTCCGTTGTTGATCGGCGAAGTTCATCCACCGCAATACGATAGTTCGTACATGAACAGATACGTGTATGTTCACGAACCCGATCCCGAGGACGAGGAGGATTTTCCTAGAGTGGACCCTGTGGTTTGGGTGCCTCCTCAA GCCAGAAGCAAAGTGCACGTTTACACGACCCTGTTCTCCGGCTACATGGAGATGGTGCACCCTTACGACGAACCAGTCCCTCCGCCTCCTTTCTGCGCTTTCAAATTTCCTTTTCAACAATTCGAAGTTCTCCGCGACGCTTGTGCTTTCTTCCCGGATGCGGTTGAATATTTCGGTGCGTTCGAGTTCGACAGACCGCACGTCGCTAGACGAATCGCTTCTTGCCCGGAGGACTTCGAGAAAAAG ATGAAGTACCAAACGGGAGGCGAGATCTTCGTGGTGATTCTTCGAAGGATGAGCGAAGAGGTTTTCTTGACGTTCGCTAGTATCCAGCCTTATTGCGTTGTCGAAGACGACGAGCAAGCTCAGGCAATGATAGACGAGTATTTCCCTGAGGGGGTAGAGGATATGGTGCTAGAAGAATCGAGCGAAGAAGAGGAATCCTACGAAGCAGAAGCGGAAatggaggaggaagaagaggatgaAGAGGATTTGCAGGAGCAGACGGAAACTGTAGACCCATTCACGATGTATAGTTATGTCTAA